The genome window ctttatctacctctttctctttccttacctctccctccctctcacacatctctctcattcttcctctctcacatctctctcattcttcctctcacacatctctctctctcacatctctctcattcttcctcacacatctctctctctctctctctctctctctcactcttcctctcacacatctctctctcactcttcctctcacacatctctctctctctcactcttcctctcacacatctctctctctctctcttctctctctctctctctctctctctcacacacacatctctctctctctctcattcttcctctcacacatctctctcgctccccccaaTTTCCTTTAAAGAGGCTCTCATTAGGGTCTTCATGAGCTCCTTCCCCCTCTACctatttccctctccccctccctcccccctacaCTGCTACctatttccctctccccctccctccccccctcccctctacctctttccctctccctccctccccctctcccctctacctctttccctatccctccctccccctctacctctttccctctccctccctccctctcccctctacctctttccctctccctccctcccctctcccctctacctctttcccctccctcactctctccctccccctccacaccGCTGcctatttccctctccctccccctctctccctcctccactccccctctaccTGTTTCCAtttccatctgttagatgtgaTTACATAATAGCTGTCCATCAGGAAATCCTCTGACTTTCTCCTCCTTTTGTCCACTCCCTCCCTTCCTAAGTAACCCCCTTTTTCATTTCTTCCCtcctcaatgtctctgtctcgccctcatccctccatcaatcCATTTCTCTCCATCCCTGGGCTTTGAAGTGCAAATGTCTCCCAGCAGGACTCCAGGCTAATGAAGCCACTGGGTTCTGTCTTAATTAGGTCTGTCTCTGGCTCCCCtgacgagaggagagggggggatgaggaggaggaggaggaggagggagagagagagaggaggaaaacaaAAAGAGTGATATAAGGAGACAGCATGACAAagatgaatagagagaaagaagaagagagggagcgtgacagacagaaagaggaatGTGAGAGAGGGATGCTATATGGAGGGCACAGGAGGGGAACGGAGGATAGACTACCAGCgaatgagaggagggggagggcagaTAGAaagaagatagagagggaggaaaaggtagacagagagaagttagaagatagagagggaggaaaaggcgGACAGAGAGAAGTtagaagatagagagggggaaaaggcagacagagagaagttagaagatagagagggaggaaaaggcgGACAGAGAGAAGTtagaagatagagagggggaaagggcagacagagagaagatagaagatagagagggggaaaaggcagacagagagaagatagaagatagagagggaggaaaaggcagacagagagaagatagaagatagagagggggaaagggcagACAGAGATAAGATAGAAGATAGAGAAGGGGaaaaggcagacagagagaagttttaagatagagagggggaaaaggtagacagagagaagatagaatatagagagggggaaagggcagacagagagaagatagagagggggaaagggcagacagagagaagatagagagggggaaaaggtagacagagagaagatagaagatagagagggggaaagggcagacagagagaagatagagagggggaaagggcagacagagagaagaaagaagatagagagggggaaaaggcagacagagataagatagagagggggaaagggcagacagagagaagaaagaagatagagagggggaaaaggtagacagagagaagatagaTGGATGCCGTCCATCTTGCCTGAGAGGACTAAGCATtgtagagaaggagtgaggggtTGGACTATCCCATCTATCAACAGTCAACTTCCTGATTCCATCACAAACTCAATAACCCAAATCCACCAATCAGAGACAGACAACTTGATGTACGAAAGTAAGACCATGATTCAAACTATACATTACATCCCCGTGCTTAATTCGTAAATCGGGAGGTGCCTGAACAAAAAGTGAGCGCGAGaatggggtgacctggggagttcTGAGGTACCGGAACGCATGAGGAAAAACATCTCCTTTCcaataaagcattgcatgcatatcATCACATTTAGGTAGtgacatagagcagtagagtagagacacttaCACAAGTTGCACACATAGGGGACATTTTTAGTTGTCTTGGGTCCGAGAAAAATGTGCCTTTTATaaactaatttcatgcaattgTACGTCATTTTACCTGACTGGAGACTTTGTCAGAATCTTTTTTAATACTGTACAAATGATCCATATGGCAGGCTACTTtaacactgacaaactgagaatctGACATGAATAAAAATGAccttgaatccatcaatagccttGGTCTAGGTGTGTGGAGACATATTGCAGACTACAGGAGGGGGAAATTATAGTCCTAAAAATGCTTTCCAGTTTCACTAACTCACCTAATGATGGCTGATGGGCAGCAGACTGGCTGGTGATGGCTGATGGGCTGCACACTGGCTGGTGATGGCTGATGGGCAGCACACTGGCTGGTGACGGCTGATGGGCAGCACACTGGCTGGTGATGGCTGATGGGCAGCACACTGGCTGGTGATGGCTGATGGGCAGCACACTGGCTGGTGATGGCTGATGGGCAGCACACTGGCTGGTGATGGCTGATGGGCAGCACACTGGCTGGTGATGGCTGATGGGCAACACACTGGCTGGTGACGGCTGATGGGCAGCACACTGGCTGGTGATGGCTGATGGGCAGCACACTGGCTGGTGATGGCTGATGGGCAGCACACTGGCTGGTGATGGCTGATGGGCAGCATACTGGCTGGTGATGGCTGATGGGCAGCATACTGGCTGGTGATGGCTGATGGGCAGCACACTGGCTGGTGATGGCTGATGGGCAGCACACTGGCTGGTGACGGCTGATGGGCAGCACACTGGCTGGTGATGGCTGATGGGCAGCACACTGGCTGGTGATGGCTGATGGGCAGCACACTGGCTGGTGATGGCTGATGGGCAGCACACTGGCTGGTGATGGCTGATGGGCAGCACACTGGCTGGTGATGGCTGATGGGCAGCACACTGGCTGGTGATGGCTGATGGGCAGCACACTGGCTGGTGACGGCTGATGGGCAGCACACTGGCTGGTGACGGCTGATGTGCTCGTGCCaaaagcttctctctctcttgtttaactttgtaaaacaatatttggaagttgatcaaattttttggtagCCGTCTTCAGCAGGAGTCACTTGCTTTCCAACCTGTTTTCCCTCGATTCTATATGAAATATTGCGAAAGGCCTGTTTTGTTTTTTCACTGACAGATTTGCCGCGCTTTCCCGACTGTAGGCTAATCCTTGTCCACAATCAACAACTCGGCTATTTTAAAACGaagctattgatcctctgtggctacaTTGTAGGCCTTCTCATGGTATAGTAGGCGATTCTGAATGATTTCATTTCTCtctgaacagacagcagtaaTTATATAACTGTGGCAAATTGATTTCAATTTATCAGGGGTGCTGCAGTTCCTTCAGAACCCTTCGCACGGTTGTGTAAGGAAATAAATGATGAAATGCAATAGTGGAGAGGTGAGAGTTGCAGGCTCTATCAGAGCAGAGCGGGAGAGAGATCATATAAAGTCTCATTCTAGCTATGTGAGAGATACTGAGGCGCTTCTCACACCGCCAGGGCCACGCGTTGGTCTCAAACATAGGTTATAATGTTCTGCAAACTGTAAACACGGGCCGGCCCAACCCGAATCAACTCTTTGAATATTAGGCCCTGGCTGAAAATCTACTTTTTCACATTATGTTTTTTGTTGTGGGGGGCAGGAGAATTAACGAAGAGGCAACTCGAATGAACTTTGAGCACTTTTGTTTGAATTTTTACATTGCAAAGGTGACAATTATTTGTCATGCCAAGAGAGGGACCGGATCCAGCCAAATAGGTTCCGGAACAAAACAGTTCAAAACGGAGAGGTTCtggaacaaaacagtccaaaagGAGAGGTTCtggaacaaaacagtccaaaacggATAGGTTCcggaacaaaacagtccaaaacggATAGGTTCcggaacaaaacagtccaaaacggATAGGTTCtggaacaaaacagtccaaaacggAGAGGTTCtggaacaaaacagtccaaaagGAGAGGTTCtggaacaaaacagtccaaaacggATAGGTTCcggaacaaaacagtccaaaacggATAGGTTCcggaacaaaacagtccaaaacggATAGGTTAACAGTCCAAAACGGATAGGTTCtggaacaaaacagtccaaaacggATAGGTTCtggaacaaaacagtccaaaacggATAGGTTCcggaacaaaacagtccaaaacggAGAGGTTCcggaacaaaacagtccaaaacggATAGGTTCcggaacaaaacagtccaaaacggAGAGGTTCtggaacaaaacagtccaaaacggATAGGTTCtggaacaaaacagtccaaaagGATAGGTTCtggaacaaaacagtccaaaacggATAGGTTCcggaacaaaacagtccaaaacggATAGGTTCtggaacaaaacagtccaaaacggATAGGTTCcggaacaaaacagtccaaaacggAGAGGTTCcggaacaaaacagtccaaaacggATAGGTTCtggaacaaaacagtccaaaacggATAGGTTCtggaacaaaacagtccaaaCGGATAGGTTcggaacaaaacagtccaaaacggATAGGTTCGAACAAAACAGTCCAAACGGATAGGTTCcgaacaaaacagtccaaaacggATAGGTTCcggaacaaaacagtccaaaatgGAGAGGTTCcggaacaaaacagtccaaaacggATAGGTTCcggaacaaaacagtccaaaacggATAGGTTCcggaacaaaacagtccaaaacggATAGGTTCcggaacaaaacagtccaaaacggATAGGTTCtggaacaaaacagtccaaaacggATAGGTTCcggaacaaaacagtccaaaacggATAGGTTCcggaacaaaacagtccaaaacggATAGGTTCtggaacaaaacagtccaaaacggAGAGGTTCtggaacaaaacagtccaaaacggATAGGTTCTGGATCTTGTTCCACCAGGACCCGGCACAATTGAAACACTGTTACATCCTAACAACAAGGTTCTGattcagagaacacacacacacacaccaaacacaatgTTGACCCAAATCTCTTGAAATGTGGAAATCTCTTCAactcctacagtgccttcagagagtattcacaccTTGACGTTTTAAATGTAGattgtgtgtcactggcctacacacaacaccccataatgtcaaagtggaattctgatgttagaaatgtttacaaatgaattcaaaatgaaaagcgagtaaataagtattcagtccctttgttatgacaagcataaatacgttcaggagtcaaaatgtgcttaaaaagtcatataataagttgcatggactcacactgtgttcaataatagtgtttacctcatctctgtaccccacacatacaattatctggaaggtccctcagtcaagcagtgaattttaaacacagattcaaccacaaagaccagggaggtttttccaaTGGTTttcctcacaaagaagggcacctattggtagatgggtaaaaacaaCAGACATTGCATATcccatggtgaagttattaattacactttagatggtgtatctatacacccagtcactacaaagatacaggcgtccttcctaactcagttgccggagaggaaggaaactgctcaggcatttcaccacgaggccaatggtgactttaaaacagttacagaaagtattcacaccttgaCTGTGAACCACTATTTTCAAACAcggtggtggttgcatcatgttatggtatGCTTGCCATCGGCAAGGACgaaggagttttttaggataaaaataaacggaatagagctaagcacaggcagaatcgtagaggaaaacctggttcagtcactgggagacaaattcactgggagacaaattcccctttcagcaggacaataacctaaaacacaaagccagctatacactggagttgcttaccaagaccacgttgaatgttcctgagtggactAATTaccgttttgacttaaatcatctaaaaaatatatggcaagacttaaaaatgtctgtctagcaatgatcaccaACCAActagacagagcttgaagaatttaaaaaagaacaATGTGCAAATAAGTGTGGAAAGATCTTAGAGACTTCAATAACCCAaagggtgattctaacatgtattgactcaggggtgtgaatacttatgtaaatataatatttctgtatttcattttcaatacatttgtaaaGATTTATAAAAAGATGTTTCActgtgtcattatgggatattgtgtgtagacggGTGAGAAAagtatatatttaatccatttacaATTCAGGCCATAACACCACAACATGTGGATTaattaagtcaaggggtatgaatactttctgaaggcaatgtaacTACTGAAAACGTTCAAGTTCCAGTCAAGATCTCAGCTGATATGTAGATCACACACATCTTCATCATGTGATCTAGATCTCAATCCAAGAGTTGTTTTCCTAATAGGAAATCACAAAATGAATCTCTCCCAATCCAACACAGGTGGGTCTCTTGAATAACGATGAGCAGCATGTTAACTGAATAAAATATAAACCCAGAAATGAgacagatggcgagagagagaggagggagagggaaagagagacccTCTACCCTGTACCCCTCGAGATAACAGCTCTTCTGATCATATATTTtagaagctctctctctctctcattctccttcagTCTCTCCACCCTCTTGACATTCTggcctctccttctacccctctatcatctctctctctcaattcaattcaattcaattcaagggctttattggcatgggaaacatgtgttaacattgccaaagcaagtgaggtagacaacatacaaagtgaatatataaggtgaaaaacaacaaaaatgaacagtaaacattacacatacagaagtttcaaaacagtaaagacattacaaatgtcatattatatatatatatatatatatatatatatatatatatatatatatatatatatacaatgtacaaatagttaaaggacacaagataaaataaaacgcataaatatgggttgtatttacaatggtgtttgttcttcactggttgcccttttctcgtggcaacaggtcacaaatcttgctgctgtgatggcacactgtggaatttcacccagtagatatgggagtttttcaaaattggatttgttttcgaattctttgtggatctgtgtgatcttggggaaatatgtatctctaatatggtcatacattgggcaggaggttaggaagtgcagctcagtttccacctcattttgtgggcagtgagcacatagcctgtcttctcttgagagccatgtctgcctacggcggcctttctcaatagcaaggctatgctcactgagtctgtacatagtcaaagctttccttaattttgggtcagtcacagtggtcaggtattctgccgctgtgtactctctgtttagggccaaatagcattctagtttgctctgttttttttgttaattctttccaatgtgttaagtaattatctttttgttttctcatgatttggttgggtctaattgtgctgttgtcctggggctctgtagggtgtgtttgtgtttgtgaacagagccccaggaccagcttgcttagggactcttctccaggttcatctctctgtaggtgatggctttgttatggaaggtttgtgaatcgcttccttttaggtggttgtagaatttaatggctcttttctggattttgataattagtgggtatcggcctaattctgctctgcatgcattatttggtgttttacgttgtacacggaggatatttttgcagaattctgcgtgcagagtctcaatttggtgtttgtcccattttgtgaagtcttggttggtgagcggaccccagacctcacaaccataaagggcaatgggctctatgactgattcaagtatttttagccaaatcctaattggtatgttgaaatgtatgtttcttttgatggcatagaatgcccttcttgccttgtctctcagatcgttcacagctttgtggaagttacctgtggcactgatgtttaggccaaggtatgtatagtttttgtgtgctctagggcaacagtgtctagatggaatttgtatttgtggtcctggtgactggaccttttttggaacaccattattttggtcttactgagatttactgtcagggcccaggtctgacagaatctgtgcataagatctaggtgctgctgtaggccctccttggttggtgacagaagcaccagatcatcagcaaacagcagacatttgacttcggattctagcaggggaggccgggtgctgcagacttttctagtgcccgcgccaattcgttgatatatatgttgaagagggtggggcttaagctgcatccctgtctaaccccacgaccctgtgtgaagaaatgtgtgtgttttttgccaattttaaccgcacacttgttgtttgtgtacatggattttataatgtcgtatgttttacccccaacaccactttccatcagtttgtatagcagaccctcatgccagattgagtcgaaggctttttgaaatcaacaaagcatgagaagactttgcctttgttttggtttgtttggttgtcaattagggtgtgcagggtgaatacatggtctgttgtacggtaatttggtaaaagccaatttgacatttgctcagtacattgttttcattgaggaaatgtacgagtctgctgttaataataatgcagaggattttcccaaggttactgttgacacatattccacggtagttattggggtcaaatttgtctccacttttgtggattggggtgatcagtccttggttccaaatattggggaagatgccagagctaagtatgatgttaaagagttttagtatagccaattgaaatttgttgtctgtatatttgatcatttcattgaggataccatcgacaccacaggcctttttgggttgaagggtttttattttgtcctgtaactcattcaatgtaattggagaatccagtgggttctgggagtctttaatagttgattctaagatctgtatttgatcatgtatatgtttttgctctttgttctttgttatagaaccaaaaagattggagaagtggtttacccatacatctccattttggatagataattctttatgttgttgtttgtttagtgttttccaattttcccagaagtggttagagtctatggattcttcaattacattgagctgatttctgacgtgctgttccttctttttccgtagtgtatttctgtattgttttagtgattcaccatagtgaaggcgtagactcaggttttccgggtctctatgtttttggttggacaggtttctcaatttctttcttagatgtttgcattcttcatcaaaccatttgtcattattgttaattttcttcggttttctatttgagatttttagatttgatagggaagctgagaggtcaaatatactgttaagattttctactgccaggtttacaccttcactattacagtggaacgttttacccaggaaattgtctaaaagggattgaatttgttgttgcctaattgttttttggtaggtttccaaactggattccttccatctatagcatttcttaatgttactcagttcctttggctttgatgcctcatgattgagtattgctctgtttaagtagactgtgattttgctgtggtctgataggggtgtcagtgggctgactgtgaacgctctgagagattctgggttgaggtcagtgataaagtagtctacagtactactgccaagagatgagctataggtgtacctaccataggagtcccctcgaagcctaccgttgactatgtacatacccagcgtgcgacagagctgcaggagttgtgacccgtttttgttggttatgttgtcatagttgtgcctaggggggcatatgtgggaggggatgctgtcacctccaggcagatgtttgtccccctgtgtgctgagggtgtcaggttcttgtccggttctggcatttaggtcgccacagactagtacatgtccctgggcctgaaatgattgatttcgccctccaggatggagaagctgtcttcattaaaatatggggattctagtggggggatataggtagcacacaggagaacatttttctctgttaggatcatttccttttgaatttctagccaaatgtagaatgttcctgttttgattaatttaatggagtgagttaggtctgctctataccaaattagcataccccctgagtcccttccctgtttcacacctggtagtttggtggatgggactaccagctctctgtaacctagagggcaaccagtgggtctgtctcctctataccaggtttcttgcaggatgacaatgtctgtgttaccgatttctttggtgaagtccgggtttctgctcttcaggccaaaggcagatgacctcaggccttggatattccaggatgatatagtgaatgctttttgtttcatagagtgtccaatgttgttggtcgtggtttggcctcaggccagtaagtgtgagcagagcctgctgagcatctggtacatgccattggcttgggcga of Oncorhynchus nerka isolate Pitt River unplaced genomic scaffold, Oner_Uvic_2.0 unplaced_scaffold_4881, whole genome shotgun sequence contains these proteins:
- the LOC135566455 gene encoding uncharacterized protein LOC135566455, translated to VTSQCAAHQPSPASVLPISHHQPVCCPSAITSQCAAHQPSPASVLPISHHQPVCCPSAITSQCAAHQPSPASVLPISHHQPVCCPSAITSQYAAHQPSPASMLPISHHQPVCCPSAITSQCAAHQPSPASVLPISRHQPVCCPSAITSQCAAHQPSPASVLPISHHQPVCCPSAITSQCAAHQPSPASVLPISRHQPVCCPSAITSQCAAHQPSPASLLPISHH